A window of Streptomyces sp. NBC_01224 genomic DNA:
TGCTGCCCGCGACCTGGCTCGCCAAGCGGCTGCACACCCGGCGCGACGTCAGCGAGGAGATCCCGACCAGCTGGCGGGAGACCGTCGTCATGTGGTGGGCCGGGATGCGCGGAGTGGCCTCGGTCGCGCTGGCGCTCGCGATTCCGCTGAAGACGGACGACGGGAAGCCGTTTCCGGGCCGTGACGAGATCGTCTTCATCGCCTTCGCCGTGATCATGGCCACGCTTGTCGTCCAGGGACTCACCCTGCCGTGGCTGGTCCGCAAGCTACGGGTCCGGGCGGACACGGACGCCGAGGAGGCTCTGGAGAAGGACCTCGCGATCCGCGCCGCGAAGGCCGCGAAGCAGCGGCTCAAGGAGATCCGGGAGGTCGAGGAGTTCCCGGAGGAGGTCGCGGAGCGGCTGCAGCGGCTGGCGTACGACGTGGGGGCCCGGATCAGCCCCGACATGGTCGACGACGAGCGCCGCGAGGCGTACGCGAAGCGCGCCGAACGCTTCAAGGCGATCAGCCGTGTCCAGCGCGAAATGATGTCGGCCGCTCGCCACGCGGTGCTCTCGGCCCGCAACGAGGCGGGCACGGACCCGGAGGTCGTCGACCGGGTGCTGCGGCAGCTGGACGTACGCAGCCTGCGGTGACCCGGCGCCCGCGTCCGGTCAGCCGCGTCCCGTGCGGGGGGACTTGTCCCAGCCCGTCGGCTTCTCGTCCGTAGGGTGGGGCGAGTTGGGCCATTCGTCGCCCGGCGCAAGCGTCGCGGGCGCCGTCGCGATCCTCGGCAGTGCGTACGGATGGTGGTCGCGCAGCCATCCGATGAGCTGCTCCCGCACGGCGCAGCGCACCGTCCAGATGTCGTCCGCGTCCTTGGCCGTGACCACCGCGCGGACCTGGATCGTCGACGGTGTGGTGTCCGTGACCGCCAGGGACCAGTTGCGGCCGTCCCAGGCGGCGCACTCGCCCAGGATGTCCCGCAGCCGGTCGCGCATCGCCGCGACCGGGGCCGAGTGGTCGAGGTGGAAGAAGACCGAGCCGGTCATCTGGGCGCCGCCGCGCGACCAGTTCTCGAACGGTTTGCTGGTGAAGTACGAGACCGGCATCGTGATCCGCCGCTCGTCCCAGGTCCGTACCGCGAGGAAGGTCAGCGTGATCTCCTCGATCGTGCCCCATTCGCCGTCCACCACCACCGTGTCGCCGATCCGCACCATGTCGCCGAAGGCGATCTGCAGCCCCGCGAAGAGATTGCCGAGCGTCGACTGGGCCGCGATGCCCGCGACGATGCCGAGGACACCGGCCGAGGCCAGCATCGAGGTGCCGAAGGTCCGCATCGCCGGGAACGTCAGCAGCATCGCGCCGACGGCGACGGTCGCCACGATCGCGGTGACCACCCGCTGGATCAGCGTCACCTGCGTACGGACCCGCCGCACCCGCGCCGGATCGCGGGTGCTCGCCGCGTACCGGGCGTAGACGGAGTCGACGACGGCCGCCGCGATCCGCACCACCAGCCAGGCCGACGTCCCGATCAGCACCAGAGTCAGGACCTGGCCGATCCCAGCCCCGTGCTCCTTGACGAGATCGAGCCGGGTGTGGGTGTACGTGCCCCACAGCAGCGCAGTGCACAGCGTCAGCTGCAGCGGGATCCGGCAGCGCCGCAGCAGACCCCACAGCGGTGTCTCGTGGTGCCGGCGGTCGGCCCGTCTGAGCAGCAGATCGACCAGCCAGCCGACCAGCAGCGTGATCACGACCGAGCCGCCGACGACGACCAGCGGACGCAGCACGCTCTCCATCCCGTCGTTCTCCATGCTTCCGACCGTAACTGGCACCATGGGCCTCATGAACATCATGCTTTTCCACTCGACGTACGGTCTGCGCCCGGCGGTGCACGCGGCCGCCGCACGGCTGCGCGCCGCCGGGCACGAGGTGCAGGTGCCCGATCTCTTCGAGGGGCACACCTTCGAGACCGTCGAGGAGGGCCTGGCCTTCAAGGAGGAGGTGGGCAAGGACGAACTGCTCAGGCGGGCCGTGCTGGCCGCCGCACCCTACTCGGACCGGGGTCTGGTGTACGCCGGATTCTCCTTCGGCGCCTCCACCGCGCAGACCCTGGCGCTCGGCGACGAGAAGGCGCGCGGTCTGCTCATGTTCCACGGCACCTCGGACATCGCCGAGAACGCCTCGGTGGACGAGCTGCCCGTACAGCTGCATGTCG
This region includes:
- a CDS encoding mechanosensitive ion channel family protein: MESVLRPLVVVGGSVVITLLVGWLVDLLLRRADRRHHETPLWGLLRRCRIPLQLTLCTALLWGTYTHTRLDLVKEHGAGIGQVLTLVLIGTSAWLVVRIAAAVVDSVYARYAASTRDPARVRRVRTQVTLIQRVVTAIVATVAVGAMLLTFPAMRTFGTSMLASAGVLGIVAGIAAQSTLGNLFAGLQIAFGDMVRIGDTVVVDGEWGTIEEITLTFLAVRTWDERRITMPVSYFTSKPFENWSRGGAQMTGSVFFHLDHSAPVAAMRDRLRDILGECAAWDGRNWSLAVTDTTPSTIQVRAVVTAKDADDIWTVRCAVREQLIGWLRDHHPYALPRIATAPATLAPGDEWPNSPHPTDEKPTGWDKSPRTGRG
- a CDS encoding dienelactone hydrolase family protein, whose protein sequence is MGLMNIMLFHSTYGLRPAVHAAAARLRAAGHEVQVPDLFEGHTFETVEEGLAFKEEVGKDELLRRAVLAAAPYSDRGLVYAGFSFGASTAQTLALGDEKARGLLMFHGTSDIAENASVDELPVQLHVADPDPFETHDWLNSWYLQMQRTGADVEVYRYPGAGHLFTDPELPDHDAASAELAWKVALGFLATL